The genomic segment TTATTCCTACGGCGACTGCATGCTCATTGAGTGATTGACGATTGGATCATTGACGTTTGACGATTGAAAAAGCGTGGCAGCTCCGTCACTCGATGATCGTCAATGAGTCAATCGTCAATCGGTCAATCCTCTGTGTCCTCTGTGGTTAAATAAACTTGCCCTTGCCCGCGAAGCCTCAATCCGCCGCCAAGCCCCCCGTCTTCCTCATCGACGCCATGGGGCTGATCTTCCGCGCCTACCACGCCATGGCGCGCCAGCGGCCCATGTCCACGCGCAGCGGCCTGCCCACCGCCGCCACCTACGTCTTCGTCAACATGCTGCGCAAGCTCATCGCCGACTTCCGCCCCGAATACCTGGCCGCCGTCTTCGACGTCGCCGGGCCCACCTTCCGCGACCAGCAGGCCGCCGCCGTCTCCACAGTCCGCAAGTTCGACATCAAGTCGCAGACCTTCCAGGAGGTCGAGTACAAGGGCTACAAGGCCACGCGCGCCGAGACCCCGCCCGACCTCAACCAGCAGATTCCCTACATCCGCCGCGCGCTCGAGGCTTTCCGCATTCCCATCCTGGAGATGCAGGGTTACGAGGCCGACGACCTCATCGGCACGCTCGCCCGCCAGGCCGCCGCGCGCTCCCATCCCGTCTTCGTCGTCTCCAGCGACAAGGACATGCTGCAGCTCGTGACCGACAAGGTCCACGTCCTCAACCCGCCCAAGGACAACCTCATCTGCGATCCCGCCAAGGTGGAAGAGATCCTGGGCGTGCCACCGGAAAAGGTGGTGGACGTGATGGCACTGCGCGGCGACTCGGTGGACAACATCCCCGGCGCGCCCGGCATCGGCGACAAAGGCTCGGTGGAGATCATCCGGCGCTTCGGCTCGCTCTCGGCCGCCCTGGAACGCGCCGCCGAGGTCGAGAAGAAGACCTACCGCGAGTCGCTCCAGAACAACCGCGACATGATCCTCTTCTCCAAGCAGATGGCCACCATCGAGACCAGCGTGCCGGTGGAGCTCGACCTCGAGGCCATGCGCCCGCAGCCCCCCGACGTCGAGGCCGCCCGCACCCTCTTCACCGAGCTGGAATTCACCGGCATGTTGCGCGAATTGGCGCCCTCGCTCGAGGTCTCGAAGACCGAGTATGCGGAGGCCCGCTCCGCCGCCGACGTCGAGGCTGTGCTCGCGTCCTTGCCCAAGGGCGCCGCACTCGCCGTGGCCGTCGAGTCCGCCCTCGAGGCCGAAGAAGAAGAGGAAGAGGAGGAAGAAGAGCCGACGGCGAAGAAGGGCAAGCTGCCGCTGGCGCCGCCCGTGCCCGAGGACAGGAAGCTGGCCATCTCGGCCGCGCCCGGCGCCGCGCTCACCGTCTCATTGGAGAAGGGCCCCGCCGCCGAACGCGTTCGCGCCGCCCTCGCCGATCCCGGTCTGCCCAAGGCGGTGCACGACTCCAAGGCCGCGCGCCACGCGCTCGCAGCCCTGGGTGTCGCGCTCGAAGGCGTGCGCGACGATTCGCTGCTGTTCTCCTACCTGCTCAATCCCACCACCGCCAAGCATGGTCTCGCCGACGCCGTGCTGCGCCGCTTCAGCCTGAACCTCTCGGGCGACCTGGCCCAGGCCGCCGACTTCACCGGTCGCCTCGCCGCCGCCCTGCGCCACGAGATCGAAGAGGCCGGCCTGCTCCAGCTCTACGACGAGATCGATCTGCCGCTCATCCCCGTTCTTGTCCG from the Terriglobales bacterium genome contains:
- the polA gene encoding DNA polymerase I encodes the protein MPAKPQSAAKPPVFLIDAMGLIFRAYHAMARQRPMSTRSGLPTAATYVFVNMLRKLIADFRPEYLAAVFDVAGPTFRDQQAAAVSTVRKFDIKSQTFQEVEYKGYKATRAETPPDLNQQIPYIRRALEAFRIPILEMQGYEADDLIGTLARQAAARSHPVFVVSSDKDMLQLVTDKVHVLNPPKDNLICDPAKVEEILGVPPEKVVDVMALRGDSVDNIPGAPGIGDKGSVEIIRRFGSLSAALERAAEVEKKTYRESLQNNRDMILFSKQMATIETSVPVELDLEAMRPQPPDVEAARTLFTELEFTGMLRELAPSLEVSKTEYAEARSAADVEAVLASLPKGAALAVAVESALEAEEEEEEEEEEPTAKKGKLPLAPPVPEDRKLAISAAPGAALTVSLEKGPAAERVRAALADPGLPKAVHDSKAARHALAALGVALEGVRDDSLLFSYLLNPTTAKHGLADAVLRRFSLNLSGDLAQAADFTGRLAAALRHEIEEAGLLQLYDEIDLPLIPVLVRMEQAGVKIDTAVLGKMSARLEREVVATAKEIHSLAGHEFNINSPKQLGDVLFNKLNLPKPVKYGKGKTISTAVDVMEELALTHEVPRKVLEYRQLAKLKSTYVDALPALVSPADQRLHTTFNPASTATGRLSSINPNLQNIPVRTELGREIRAAFIAEPGNLLLSADYSQIELRLLAHFSEDKLLTEAFRRGDDIHAQTAARVFGVPPLMVTDDQRRAAKVVNFGIVYGLSAFGLAQQLGIEQGEARKFIDAYFEAHAGVRRWIDQTIAECRKQQVVRTLFGRIRPIPDINSKNPNLRGFAERTAVNSPLQGTAADLIKLAMIQIDAELARRKLKTVMTLQVHDELVFEVPKEELEEVRALVKDKMENAHKLRVPLLVEIGAGPNWRDLD